Proteins encoded in a region of the Dreissena polymorpha isolate Duluth1 chromosome 6, UMN_Dpol_1.0, whole genome shotgun sequence genome:
- the LOC127835514 gene encoding protein FAM43A-like — protein MFNRLKDRAKISDQDPSFTVRYIGSAETFTATGKGCTTPLVQRLWDNAEEEQFLPRMRVKITPSGVSMKSLDKKKVPEKMFPIENISFCNVDLEVNDRIFSWISRPADDKMWECHAVYCSSTEKARSMSLVLTRAFHIAYKEWKSSQTKEVREMEKHHRSKSLPAISLEKKMRTTRDPVTKQQSLDLRNSQVQTETSVMENIHVLANGLSLAETAFKSQTSVKSNLSSKAAISDATSDYTDMDSDIKPGTSSEVELTGEASGDQIEDCDLRL, from the coding sequence ATGTTCAACAGGCTCAAGGATCGCGCCAAGATTTCGGACCAAGATCCGAGTTTTACGGTCCGTTATATAGGATCCGCTGAAACGTTCACGGCGACCGGAAAGGGATGCACCACGCCGCTTGTTCAGCGACTGTGGGATAACGCTGAGGAAGAGCAGTTCCTGCCGCGCATGCGCGTGAAAATTACTCCATCTGGTGTCTCTATGAAAAGCTTAGACAAGAAAAAGGTTCCTGAAAAGATGTTCCCAATCGAGAATATATCCTTCTGTAATGTAGATTTGGAAGTGAACGATCGCATATTTTCGTGGATATCGCGTCCAGCAGACGACAAAATGTGGGAGTGTCACGCGGTCTACTGCTCCAGCACGGAAAAGGCGCGGTCAATGTCGCTCGTGCTCACTCGGGCGTTCCACATCGCCTACAAGGAGTGGAAATCCAGCCAAACGAAAGAAGTAAGGGAAATGGAGAAGCATCACCGCTCAAAATCGCTTCCCGCGATATCGTTGGAGAAGAAAATGCGAACGACGCGCGATCCTGTTACCAAACAACAAAGCCTTGACCTTCGCAACTCGCAGGTTCAAACTGAGACATCAGTCATGGAAAATATCCATGTGTTAGCAAATGGACTAAGTCTAGCAGAGACGGCTTTTAAATCGCAAACTTCCGTAAAATCCAACCTTTCTTCGAAGGCAGCGATTTCGGATGCGACCAGTGATTATACGGACATGGATTCAGATATAAAGCCCGGAACGTCATCGGAAGTTGAGCTCACGGGTGAGGCTTCCGGTGATCAAATAGAAGACTGCGACTTAAGACTTTAA